One segment of Lytechinus variegatus isolate NC3 chromosome 13, Lvar_3.0, whole genome shotgun sequence DNA contains the following:
- the LOC121426762 gene encoding uncharacterized protein LOC121426762, whose product MDIFDEGICDDILAEDWAKVERSRRADGYKEGIAQGQESCLQQSFNSGFSQGTEASFSRSFIKGTISALISMLHLKEQDVNDAENTEAVKDLESIMHDLDSLQFDVTKGCCSSGEVITSSSKDGLKRKEEDQTDKKTTCCLDYDTSQSDSPGSSSKCIRDENSEEVAGGKSTSSIMINAAENSEEHLFYSQSRNQELNKIVQRLKPHLQRTKCEHILSVSHQFL is encoded by the exons ATGGACATTTTTGACGAAGGAATTTGCGATGATATATTAGCCGAGGACTGGGCAAAAGTAGAACGATCCAGAAGGGCA gatggTTATAAAGAGGGCATAGCTCAAGGGCAGGAATCCTGTCTTCAGCAGAGTTTCAATTCTGGGTTTTCGCAAGGAACAGAAGCGAGCTTCAGCCGTAGCTTCATCAAAGGAACTATCAG TGCACTAATATCAATGCTCCATCTTAAAGAGCAGGATGTAAATGATGCGGAAAACACGGAAGCCGTCAAAGACCTAGAGTCAATCATGCATGATTTAGATTCTCTTCAATTTGATGTTACAAAGGGATGCTGTTCTAGTGGTGAAGTGATCACTAGTTCATCTAAAg ATGGTCTAAAGAGAAAGGAGGAAGACCAAACAGATAAGAAAACAACATGCTGTTTAGACTATGATACTAGTCAGTCTGACTCTCCCGGTTCAAGCTCTAAATGTATTCGTGATGAAAATAGCGAGGAAGTGGCTGGTGGCAAGTCTACTTCATCTATTATGATAAATGCTGCTGAGAACAGTGAAGAACATTTGTTCTATTCACAGTCGCGCAATCAAGAACTCAATAAGATCGTTCAAAGATTAAAGCCACATCTGCAGAGGACTAAGTGTGAACATATTCTATCTGTATCTCATCAATTTCTTTAG